A region from the Lolium perenne isolate Kyuss_39 chromosome 4, Kyuss_2.0, whole genome shotgun sequence genome encodes:
- the LOC127294626 gene encoding metallothionein-like protein 1, with product MSCSCGSSCGCGSNCKCGKMYPDLDEQASTTTRAQAVVVVGVAHEDKAGQFEMASGESSEGCSCGPNCKCNPCNC from the exons ATGTCTTGCAGCTGTGGATCAAGCTGCGGCTGCGGCTCAAACTGCAAGTGCGG GAAGATGTACCCTGACCTGGACGAGCAGGCCAGCACTACCACCCGGGCCCAGGCCGTGGTCGTCGTCGGCGTGGCTCATGAGGACAAGGCTGGGCAGTTTGAGATGGCCTCCGGCGAGTCCAGTGAGGGCTGCAGCTGCGGCCCCAACTGCAAGTGCAACCCCTGCAACTGTTAA
- the LOC139839201 gene encoding uncharacterized protein, with product MASTGKTRDIQCRKCLEFGHKERECRTKRVMLVREDGEYDSASDFDEDTLALIAACDGANFDSEREMEVMEADTADQYRTLVAQRVLSVQLSKSKHDQRHNLFQTRGVVKERAIRIIIDGGGCNNLASIDMVEKLSLPTRQRTHPYYIQWFESSRKLKVTRTTRVHFTIGTYSDFVDCDVVPMQACSLLLGRSW from the coding sequence atggcctccacggggaagacgcgcgacattcaatgtcgcaaatgcttggaaTTTGGACACAaagagagagaatgcagaaccaagcgtgtgatgttggtgcgtgaagatggagaatatgattctgcaagtgactttgatgaagacacattggcccttattgctgcatgTGATGGCGCCAATtttgattctgagagagagatggaggtaatggaagctgacactgctgatcagtacaggacCTTAGTTGCACAACGTGTTTTGAGCGTTCAATTGAGCAAATCtaagcatgatcaacgccacaatctgttccaaacaagaggcgttgtaaaagagcgagctataaggatcatcattgatggagggggctgcaataatctggctagcattgacatggtggagaagctttctctccctacaagacagcgcacacatccatactacattcaatggtttgagagctctcggaagctcaaggtaacaagaactacacgtgtgcattttactattggtacatattctgattttgttgattgtgatgttgtacctatgcaagcttgttctttgttacttggtagatcttggtaa
- the LOC127294625 gene encoding probable GTP-binding protein OBGM, mitochondrial: MWRRQHALLRRISPANMSPAAWVGGAASYHGSSPEGRKGKASPLQARGMVDRFRLRAKGGDGGNGCISQRRSRSDRLGRPDGGDGGTGGNVILECSRSVWDFSNLQHHTKATRGGNGLSKKQIGTRGPDKVAQVPIGTVIHLVRGEPPSFTVNAPTRSLDPWDIPDAAEDSADSSNQKNNKDIIYGNEAERGINNQWEKKTYTSSCSKTEFSNAEDFNESNTQYQVEMDEKDQSDEDDGEFWEDEDETEEEDEDEDADADEDREEEDDIQYSVAEMTRAGQRLIVARGGEGGLGNASIGNDVRLSKGDRQQKIARLSAGEPGTETFLVLELKSIADVGLVGLPNAGKSTLLSALSKARPEIADYAFTTLRPSIGSLTYDDYFSVKVADIPGLIKGAHENRGLGHAFLRHIERTKVLSYVLDLAATLNGRKGIPPWEQLHDLVVELEHYQEGLTKRPSLIVANKIDEEGADAMYEELKRRVQGVPIFPVCAILQDGVPDLRVGLRDLMDASAPQGVDLSKIIVD, from the exons ATGTGGCGGCGGCAGCATGCTCTTCTACGCCGCATCTCGCCGGCGAACATGTCTCCGGCGGCGTGGGTTGGTGGCGCGGCGAGCTACCATGGCTCCTCGCCGGAGGGAAGGAAAGGAAAAGCGTCTCCTTTGCAG GCGCGTGGGATGGTGGACAGGTTCAGGCTGCGTGCCAAGGGTGGCGACGGCGGGAATGGCTGCATCAGCCAAAGGCGCTCCAGGTCCGACCGACTCGGCAGGCCTGATG GTGGCGATGGAGGGACAGGTGGCAATGTCATTCTTGAGTGCTCAAGGTCTGTCTGGGATTTCAGTAACTTGCAACATCACACG AAAGCAACCCGAGGAGGCAATGGACTTTCTAAGAAACAGATAGGGACAAGAGGTCCTGACAAG GTCGCACAAGTACCAATTGGCACAGTGATTCATCTAGTCCGAGGAGAACCACCTTCTTTCACTGTAAATGCACCTACCAGGTCTCTAGATCCCTGGGATATCCCAGATGCTGCAGAAGACTCTGCAGACAGTTCCAATCAGAAGAACAACAAGGATATCATTTATGGAAATGAAGCTGAAAGAGGAATTAACAATCAATGGGAGAAGAAAACATACACTAGTTCATGCTCCAAGACTGAGTTTTCGAACGCGGAAGATTTTAATGAAAGTAACACTCAATATCAGGTGGAGATGGATGAAAAGGATCAGTCTGATGAGGACGATGGAGAATTTTGGGAGGATGAAgatgagacagaggaagaggatgaagatgaagatgcagaTGCAGATGAGGatagggaagaagaagatgacaTACAGTATTCTGTTGCTGAAATGACAAGAGCTGGGCAGCGGTTGATTGTAGCACGAGGAGGGGAGGGTGGGCTAGGGAATGCTTCTATTGGCAACGATGTGCGCCTATCCAAAGGAGATAGACAACAGAAGATAGCCCGTTTGAGTGCTGGAGAACCAGGAACAGAGACCTTTCTTGTATTGGAGCTGAAGAGCATTGCTGATGTTGGCCTTGTTGGGTTGCCTAATGCCGGAAAGAGCACATTGCTGAGTGCTCTCTCCAAAGCTCGCCCGGAGATCGCTGACTATGCATTCACAACACTGAGGCCCAGTATTGGTAGCCTAACCTACGACGACTACTTCTCAGTGAAAGTGGCTGACATACCTGGTCTTATCAAAGGTGCCCATGAGAACCGGGGCCTGGGCCATGCCTTCTTGAGGCACATTGAGCGCACCAAAGTTCTGTCCTATGTGCTTGACCTGGCGGCAACACTCAACGGCAGGAAGGGTATCCCACCATGGGAGCAGCTGCATGATCTGGTCGTGGAACTAGAGCATTACCAAGAAGGCTTGACCAAGCGCCCATCGTTGATAGTCGCAAACAAAATAGATGAAGAGGGAGCGGATGCAATGTATGAAGAACTGAAGAGGAGAGTGCAGGGTGTTCCGATATTTCCAGTGTGTGCCATCTTGCAAGACGGTGTACCTGATCTGAGAGTTGGCCTCCGGGACCTTATGGATGCCTCAGCCCCGCAGGGCGTTGATTTGAGTAAAATCATTGTAGACTAA